One part of the Enterococcus sp. DIV1094 genome encodes these proteins:
- a CDS encoding DUF368 domain-containing protein, whose translation MFIGSGFILPGVSGGALAAVFGMYERLISFLAHITRNFKENFLFFLPVGLGGVTGVFLLSFLVSFLLGAYETTILWFFVGCIAGTVPALWKESGKKGRNKTDLLIMVVTFILGYLFLLYGARLFDGQVEQNVYTWLMAGGLIGLGMIVPGLSPSNFLVYMGLYKAMADGFKEVRLEVIIPIAIGGIVCVLGLSKVMDFIFSKAYSKLFHFILGIVFASTIMIIPTNYSGLGILGILACPVLFVAGAALGWWMSRLEEQYK comes from the coding sequence ATGTTTATCGGTTCAGGGTTTATCCTGCCAGGAGTCAGTGGCGGTGCTTTAGCAGCAGTATTCGGGATGTACGAACGGTTGATTTCTTTCTTGGCGCACATCACGAGAAACTTTAAAGAAAATTTCTTGTTCTTTTTACCAGTTGGTTTAGGCGGTGTCACTGGTGTATTCTTATTGTCTTTTTTAGTTAGTTTTTTACTAGGTGCCTATGAGACAACGATATTGTGGTTTTTTGTCGGTTGTATCGCCGGAACGGTACCAGCATTGTGGAAAGAATCAGGTAAAAAAGGACGAAATAAAACAGATTTACTCATCATGGTCGTGACATTTATTTTAGGCTATCTTTTCTTATTATATGGCGCACGCCTTTTCGATGGTCAAGTAGAACAAAATGTCTATACTTGGTTGATGGCAGGCGGTTTGATTGGTCTAGGAATGATCGTTCCTGGGTTAAGCCCATCGAATTTTTTAGTCTATATGGGGCTGTACAAAGCCATGGCGGATGGATTTAAGGAAGTGCGTCTAGAAGTCATCATTCCTATTGCGATCGGTGGGATCGTGTGTGTCTTAGGTTTATCTAAAGTGATGGACTTTATTTTCTCGAAAGCTTACAGCAAGTTATTCCATTTTATTCTAGGCATTGTTTTTGCATCAACGATCATGATCATCCCAACAAATTACAGTGGACTTGGGATTTTAGGTATCTTAGCTTGTCCTGTACTATTCGTTGCTGGTGCTGCGTTAGGTTGGTGGATGAGCCGTTTAGAAGAGCAGTACAAGTAA
- the tuf gene encoding elongation factor Tu encodes MAKEHFDRSKAHVNIGTIGHVDHGKTTLTAAITTVLGKKGLANPQDYASIDAAPEERERGITINTAHVEYETDKRHYAHIDAPGHADYVKNMITGAAQMDGAILVVSATDGPMPQTREHILLSRQVGVKYLIVFLNKVDLVDDEELIDLVEMEVRELLSEYGFPGDDTPVIKGSALKALQGDPDAEAAINELMDTVDEYIPTPERDTDKPLLLPVEDVFSITGRGTVASGRIDRGAVRVGDEVEIIGIKPETQKAVVTGVEMFRKTLDYGEAGDNVGILLRGIQREDIERGQVIAKPGSITPHTKFKAEVYVLTKEEGGRHTPFFNNYRPQFYFRTTDVTGTILLPEGTEMVMPGDNVTIDVELIHPVAIEQGTTFSIREGGRTVGSGMVTEIEA; translated from the coding sequence ATGGCAAAAGAACATTTTGATAGAAGTAAAGCACATGTAAACATCGGGACCATTGGCCACGTCGACCATGGGAAAACCACATTAACTGCTGCAATCACGACAGTATTAGGGAAAAAAGGCTTAGCAAATCCTCAAGATTATGCAAGCATTGATGCAGCTCCGGAAGAACGTGAACGTGGGATCACGATCAATACGGCACACGTTGAATATGAAACGGATAAACGTCACTATGCGCATATCGATGCACCAGGACATGCGGATTATGTGAAGAACATGATCACAGGTGCCGCTCAAATGGACGGTGCGATCTTAGTCGTTTCTGCGACAGACGGACCAATGCCACAAACACGTGAGCATATCCTTTTGTCTCGTCAAGTCGGTGTGAAATATTTGATTGTTTTCTTAAATAAAGTTGATTTGGTCGATGATGAAGAATTGATCGATCTTGTAGAAATGGAAGTCCGTGAACTATTGAGTGAATATGGTTTCCCTGGTGATGATACACCTGTTATCAAAGGCTCTGCATTGAAAGCATTGCAAGGTGATCCAGACGCAGAAGCAGCAATCAATGAGTTGATGGATACAGTCGATGAATATATCCCAACGCCAGAACGTGATACAGATAAACCATTGCTTTTACCAGTGGAAGATGTCTTTTCAATCACTGGCCGAGGCACCGTCGCATCTGGTCGAATCGACCGTGGAGCTGTTCGTGTGGGGGATGAAGTTGAAATCATCGGAATCAAACCTGAAACACAAAAAGCGGTGGTGACAGGAGTAGAAATGTTCCGTAAAACATTGGATTACGGTGAAGCAGGAGACAACGTAGGAATCTTATTACGTGGTATCCAAAGAGAAGATATTGAACGTGGACAAGTTATCGCAAAACCAGGTTCAATCACACCACATACAAAATTCAAAGCGGAAGTATATGTATTGACGAAAGAAGAAGGCGGACGTCATACACCGTTCTTCAATAACTACCGTCCACAATTTTATTTCCGTACAACAGACGTAACAGGTACTATTTTGTTACCAGAAGGAACAGAAATGGTTATGCCTGGAGACAATGTGACGATCGATGTTGAGTTGATCCATCCTGTGGCAATTGAACAAGGAACCACTTTCTCCATTCGTGAAGGTGGACGTACGGTCGGTTCAGGAATGGTAACAGAAATCGAAGCGTAA
- the mprF gene encoding bifunctional lysylphosphatidylglycerol flippase/synthetase MprF yields the protein MFKQIIEWFKSHLRLIKTIFLISVLVIIIRELMTISTLLSADQLAQTFSTIPLWKIGVMFLIGLISILPMIGYDLIFNKLLDQKQKPLYLFETSWMINTINNIAGFGGFVSIGLRSELYGQRKDSKKVMQALSKVFLFLMAGLSLYSLVSFFMVFFTPVAPFLKQYWIWLIAGGLYFPVVFLFTTLKKEGYVGGLSFKIQNQLLLVSLLEWTGVLGSFLAVGYLMEIPIDLWQTIPLFIAASVIGIISMIPGEIGSFDVMMIFGLSALGIPKETVVIWILLYRIFYYFIPFFIGLIFFFKNVGVSIDQRYSGIPKQLATQIARKILVVLMYFSGIMLVLSATIPQAFAEFRWLHHLNPIKLHFIVQFPSILLGFLFVIMGRGIAARVKRVYWPTILLILISLVYVGLNDLSTTGIIFLLLLLGIVIASRNELFRDQFIYSWEWLTIDGLIVGALTVLYIVIGVYNMPTFPHRNHRFISFFLFPSEKIWLSGFLAILAVTFILILFVHYLQGKKAQVGQELDEEVARTILETYGGNSDSQLIFLKDKRMFTYEKNGEATVLLQFASYNNKCVVMGDPSGKKEDFPEAIEAFIAETDRLCYLPVFYETSQELVMILHEFGYDFIKMGEEGHVSLADFTTSGKKMKGTRAILNRIEREGFTFEVLQPPFSSQQMAELKRISDRWLGSRKEKGFSLGFFSEDYLQRAPIAVVKNEQDELVAFASIMPTYTNDKVGTIDLMRYDPDTAPSGSMDYLFIHLFEYMKEENIQWFNLGMAPLSNVGTSRKSFIQERIAYLVYEFGSHFYSFQGLREYKDKYATNWKSRYTLYSRDSWIAYVMITLLIIDNAPVDQKSKPLNGVKKWFRK from the coding sequence TTGTTCAAGCAAATCATCGAGTGGTTCAAAAGCCACTTGAGACTTATCAAAACGATTTTTTTGATTTCCGTATTAGTTATTATTATTCGCGAATTGATGACGATCAGCACATTGTTATCTGCTGACCAGTTAGCTCAAACTTTTTCTACGATCCCTCTTTGGAAAATCGGCGTGATGTTTTTGATTGGGTTGATTTCGATACTTCCCATGATTGGTTATGATTTGATTTTCAACAAGTTACTCGATCAAAAGCAAAAGCCATTATACTTATTTGAAACAAGCTGGATGATCAACACGATCAATAACATTGCGGGATTTGGCGGCTTCGTCAGCATCGGGTTACGTTCCGAATTATATGGTCAAAGAAAAGACAGTAAAAAAGTCATGCAAGCTTTATCTAAAGTATTTTTGTTTTTGATGGCTGGTTTATCCCTTTATAGTTTAGTTTCTTTTTTCATGGTCTTTTTCACACCTGTCGCGCCATTTCTAAAACAATATTGGATCTGGTTGATTGCCGGCGGATTGTACTTCCCAGTCGTGTTTCTTTTTACGACGCTCAAAAAAGAAGGCTACGTTGGCGGCCTTTCATTCAAAATCCAAAATCAATTGTTACTTGTGTCCTTACTTGAATGGACGGGTGTCTTAGGGTCATTTCTTGCCGTTGGTTATTTGATGGAGATCCCCATCGATTTATGGCAGACGATTCCTTTATTCATCGCCGCTTCCGTTATTGGGATCATCTCTATGATCCCAGGAGAAATCGGTAGTTTCGATGTAATGATGATCTTTGGTTTATCGGCTTTAGGCATTCCAAAAGAAACCGTCGTGATCTGGATCTTGCTTTACCGGATCTTCTACTACTTTATTCCATTTTTCATTGGATTGATTTTCTTCTTCAAAAATGTCGGTGTTTCGATCGATCAACGTTACTCTGGTATTCCAAAACAATTGGCGACACAGATTGCTCGAAAGATCCTTGTCGTCTTGATGTACTTTTCTGGCATCATGTTGGTTCTTTCGGCAACGATCCCGCAAGCATTTGCTGAGTTTCGTTGGTTGCATCATCTCAATCCAATAAAGTTGCATTTTATCGTACAGTTCCCAAGCATTTTGCTAGGTTTCTTGTTTGTCATCATGGGACGAGGGATCGCTGCCAGAGTCAAACGGGTGTATTGGCCAACCATTTTGCTGATCCTTATTTCATTGGTCTATGTTGGATTGAATGATCTAAGCACGACTGGGATCATATTCCTACTGTTGCTGTTAGGGATCGTGATTGCTTCACGCAATGAATTATTTAGAGATCAATTCATCTACTCATGGGAATGGCTGACGATCGATGGATTGATCGTCGGTGCCTTGACCGTTTTATATATCGTGATCGGTGTGTATAATATGCCGACTTTCCCTCATCGCAATCATCGATTTATTTCATTTTTTCTGTTCCCATCAGAAAAAATCTGGTTGTCAGGTTTCCTAGCAATCTTAGCAGTTACCTTTATCCTGATTTTGTTCGTCCACTATCTCCAAGGGAAAAAAGCGCAGGTCGGACAGGAATTAGATGAAGAGGTTGCACGAACTATTTTAGAAACTTACGGCGGTAATTCGGATAGTCAATTGATTTTCTTAAAAGATAAACGAATGTTTACTTATGAAAAAAATGGCGAAGCCACAGTTTTATTGCAATTTGCTAGTTATAACAATAAATGCGTAGTGATGGGCGACCCTTCAGGTAAAAAAGAAGATTTCCCTGAAGCAATTGAAGCGTTTATTGCAGAAACAGATCGCTTATGTTATTTACCAGTCTTTTATGAAACGAGTCAAGAACTAGTCATGATCCTCCATGAATTTGGCTATGACTTTATCAAAATGGGCGAAGAAGGACATGTATCGTTAGCGGACTTTACGACTTCTGGGAAAAAAATGAAAGGAACTCGCGCGATCCTAAATCGTATCGAACGAGAAGGCTTTACGTTTGAAGTATTACAACCCCCATTTTCTTCCCAACAAATGGCTGAGCTAAAAAGAATCTCCGACCGTTGGTTAGGTAGTCGTAAAGAAAAAGGCTTTTCACTAGGATTCTTTTCAGAAGACTATCTACAACGCGCACCGATTGCGGTCGTTAAAAACGAACAAGATGAACTAGTCGCTTTTGCTTCGATCATGCCGACTTATACGAATGATAAAGTAGGAACCATTGATTTGATGCGCTACGATCCAGATACTGCCCCTTCTGGCAGCATGGACTATTTGTTCATCCATCTCTTTGAATATATGAAAGAAGAAAATATCCAATGGTTCAATTTAGGGATGGCACCTCTTTCTAATGTTGGAACTTCAAGAAAAAGTTTCATCCAAGAACGAATCGCTTATTTGGTTTATGAATTTGGTTCTCACTTTTATTCATTCCAAGGATTGAGAGAATATAAAGACAAGTATGCGACCAACTGGAAATCTCGCTATACACTTTATTCAAGAGATAGCTGGATCGCTTATGTGATGATCACCTTATTGATCATTGATAATGCACCTGTTGATCAAAAATCAAAGCCATTGAATGGCGTAAAAAAATGGTTTCGTAAATAA
- a CDS encoding alpha/beta fold hydrolase produces the protein MKREKKFAKMPDGTDIYYEKSGNGFPLFLLHGNDGSGDFFSKQVPVLEQYFTIYLIDSRGHGHSTNQAGTLNFRLMADDLLTVMLVEQIAQANILGFSDGANLALVFSSNYPDRVHRLILNSGNTLLNGVLWSSRLLSAFHYFFVWLRSLFQPKLRQHLLVIDLLLHDIGLTTQDLENIACPALIIVGKKDVIKLKHSLYLAKTMPNASFVLVSGQGHQLARQDPERFNQEVLDFLTK, from the coding sequence GTGAAAAGAGAAAAGAAATTTGCAAAAATGCCAGATGGAACTGACATCTATTATGAGAAAAGTGGAAATGGCTTTCCCCTGTTTCTACTTCATGGAAATGACGGAAGTGGTGATTTTTTTTCAAAGCAAGTCCCTGTTCTAGAACAATATTTTACGATCTATCTCATAGATAGTCGTGGCCATGGACATTCAACTAATCAAGCGGGAACGTTGAATTTTCGTTTGATGGCAGATGATCTATTGACAGTGATGCTAGTAGAACAGATTGCCCAAGCAAATATTTTAGGATTTAGCGATGGCGCCAATCTTGCCTTAGTTTTTTCAAGTAATTATCCCGATAGAGTCCACCGCTTGATTTTGAATTCCGGGAATACACTGTTGAATGGGGTCCTTTGGTCTTCTCGACTACTCAGTGCTTTTCACTACTTCTTTGTGTGGCTGCGCTCGTTGTTCCAGCCTAAATTGCGTCAGCATTTATTAGTCATTGATTTATTACTTCATGATATTGGGCTCACAACACAGGATTTAGAAAATATCGCTTGCCCCGCACTGATCATTGTCGGAAAAAAAGATGTGATCAAACTGAAACACTCGCTTTATCTAGCGAAAACGATGCCTAACGCTTCATTTGTCCTCGTTTCAGGACAAGGACACCAATTGGCACGTCAAGATCCAGAACGCTTCAATCAGGAAGTTTTAGACTTCTTGACAAAATAA
- a CDS encoding lysozyme family protein, producing MKKKRKSIFRMIVGLFVFTILATILFLLGRTYQSIKRVENYQTEISTALEKYQMQEHENLVKAIILTESRGKGIDLMQSSESAYGQMGAITTQAGSIDQGVKYLSEMIAEAEALGCDLPTAIQAYNFGKDYIAYVKERGGKNTVSLAEEYSRDVLSPLLGNHDKKTYRYWRIQSLLYNGGYLYHNGGNMFYADVVKMNQELLEWYEKIF from the coding sequence ATGAAGAAAAAAAGAAAATCAATCTTCCGCATGATCGTAGGTCTATTTGTCTTCACGATTTTGGCAACGATTCTTTTTCTGTTAGGTAGAACGTATCAATCGATCAAGCGTGTCGAAAACTATCAGACAGAAATTTCGACAGCGCTAGAAAAGTATCAAATGCAAGAGCACGAGAATCTAGTGAAGGCAATCATACTGACTGAATCAAGAGGAAAGGGCATCGATTTGATGCAAAGTTCAGAGAGTGCCTATGGCCAAATGGGTGCGATCACGACACAAGCGGGAAGTATTGACCAAGGGGTGAAGTACCTCTCAGAGATGATAGCTGAGGCAGAAGCATTAGGTTGCGACCTTCCGACAGCGATCCAAGCGTACAATTTTGGCAAAGATTATATTGCTTATGTCAAAGAAAGAGGCGGAAAGAATACAGTCAGTCTAGCTGAAGAGTATTCAAGAGATGTGCTGAGTCCGCTTTTAGGAAATCATGATAAAAAAACCTATCGCTATTGGCGAATCCAGTCATTACTTTATAATGGCGGATATTTATACCATAATGGTGGTAATATGTTTTATGCAGATGTAGTCAAGATGAATCAAGAGTTGCTTGAATGGTACGAAAAAATCTTTTAG